A region of the Methylobacterium nodulans ORS 2060 genome:
TGCCTGCCCGGCGAGGGCAAGACCGCGGTCGCCGCCAACCTCGCCCGCATGATCGCGCGCAACGGGCGCAAGGTCCTGCTGATCGACGGCGACCTGCGCAACCCGACCCTGACGCGGGGCCTCGCGGCCGATGCGCAGGCGGGTCTCGCGGAGGCGATCGACGCCGGCCTCGACCTCGCTGCCGTGGTGCGCCGCGAGCCCGACCTGCCCCTCGACGTCCTGCCCGCGACCGCGCAGGCCATGCGCCGCGACGCCTACGAGATCCTGGGCTCGCCCGGGATGCGGGCGCTCCTCGCCGCGGCCCGCGAGCGCTACGACTATCTGGTCGTCGACCTACCGCCGCTGATGCCCGTCACCGACGTGCGGGCCCTCGCCGACGCCCTCGAAGCCTATGTTCTCGTGGTGGAATGGGGCTCCACCTCCCGCGAGGTCGTCCTCGACGCGCTCCGCTCGGCCCCCGTCGTCTGGGACCGGCTGCTCGGCACCATCCTGAACAAGGCCCGCCTGCGCCAGCTCAAGCGCTACGGCGAGGCGACCAGCACCTACTACCACGAGCGGTATCTGACGCCCTGACGGGCGCTCCGCGGACCAAAGACGGACACGCGCGACCGAGGAGGGGCCCGCCGTATGACCAATGCTGCCGAGACGCGTCAGACACGTGGACTGGGGACATTTGGGCTGGAGACGCCCGGCGCCGCCCCCGCGGGGGCCGCGCTGCTGCGGCGCGCCCATATCCCGGGCCTCGACGGCGTGCGGGCGGTCTCGATCCTGCTCGTGCTCGCCGGCCATTACGGCTTCGGCATGGTCGTGCCGGGCGGGCTCGGCGTCACGATCTTCTTCTTCCTGAGCGGCTTCCTCATCACCACCCTGCTCCTGCGCGAGCAGGACCGCACCGACGGCATCGACCTGCGCAACTTCTATATCCGCCGCGTCCTCCGGCTCACGCCCGAACTCTTCGCCTTCGTGCTCATCATCGCGGCCGTCGCTGCTTGGCAGGGCCTCACGGTCCGGCCGGTCGAGCTCCTGGCGGCGCTGTTCTCCTTCACCAACTACTATCACCTGACGGTCGGGATGTGCGGCTACGACACCTGCGCCGGCTGGCACATGCTGTGGTCGCTCGCCGTCGAGGAGCATTTCTACCTCGTCTTCCCGCTGACCCTGCTCCTCGTCGGGCGGCGCCCCCGGGCGCTCCTCCTCGTGCTGGCCGTAGTGCTGGTGGCGAGCCCCCTCTGGCGTCTCGTGGTCGTGAAGGCGCTCTCCCTCGATCCGGAATGGACCTACAAGGCGAGCGACGCGCGCCTCGACTCCCTCGCCTATGGCTGCGCGCTCGCCGTCCTGTTCGCCCGCTTCCCGCGCTCCTTGAGCTTCGCCGAGCACCGCGGCCCGGCCGTGTTCGCGGCCGCCGCCGCCCTCATGCTCCTGTCGCTCGCGATCCGCGATCCTGTCTTCCGCGATTGCGGGCGCTACACGCTGCAGGGCCTCGCGATCGGCCTCGCCTTCGTGGGCCTCTATGCGAGCGCGAGCGGCGCCGGCCTGCGCAGGTGCCTCGACGCCGCCCCGATGGCCTGGATGGGGCGCCTCTCCTACGGCACCTATCTCTGGCACTTCGTGCCGCTCGACATCGTGCTCCAGATGCTCGGCGTCCGGCATGCCGCCGCCCTGCCGCTCGGCCTGAAGCTCGTCGTGGCTCCGCTCTGCACGCTCGCGGCCTTCGGTCTCGCCTGGCTGTCCTTCCGCCTCGTCGCCCAGCCGGCGGCGGGCTTGCGCCACCGCTTCGCCCCGCGGCACGCGCCGTCCTGGTCTCCCGCCGCGGCCGGCCCCCTGGCGCCGGCATCCGGCCGGTCCTGATCCCGGAGAGACAAAGCATGCGGATCGCCTTCCTGTCCCCCGGCTCCCCCGACACGCCCGCCGCCTGGAGCGGCACCCCGTATTTCTGCCTGCGGGCCCTGCGCGAGCAGTTCGAGAGCGTCGAGCCGGTGACGAGCCCGACGATGCAGACGCTGCTGCGCGGCCTGCGGCGGGCCGGAACGCGGCTGCGGACCGATCCGGCCCGCGAGCCCCTGATCGCCCGCCTCTACGGGCTGGCGCTGCGCCGCCAGCTCGATCGGGTCCGGCCGGACGTGGTCTTCGGCCTTGCCGCCTCGACCCAGCTCGCGGGCCTCGCCGCCGATTGTCCGGTGGTCCATTGCTCGGACGCGACCTTCCGGCTGATGTGCGACTATTATCCGGATTGGTTCGCCGGCCTCTCGCCCCGCTCGCGGCGCAACGGCGAGGCAATGGAGCGCCGCGCCATCCTCGGCGCCGATCTCTCGCTATTTCCCTCCGACTGGGCGGCGGCCTCGGCGGTCCGGGATTACGGCGCCGCGCCGGCGCGGGTCCATGCGGTGCCCTTCGGTGCCAACCTCGCCACGCGGCCATCCGCCGATCCGTTCCGGCGCGACGGCACCTGCCGGCTCCTCTTCGTCGGGGTCGACTGGACCCGCAAGGGCGGGGAGGTCGCGCTCGCGGTGCTGCGCGGCCTGCAGGCGCGCGGCGTCGCGGCGGAGCTGCACGTCGTCGGCTGCGCGCCGCCGCCCGAGGCGGCCGGTCCCGGCCTCGTCGCCCACGGCTTCCTCAGTAAGGGCGATCCGACCCAGCTCGCGCGCCTCCAGGCGCTCTTCTCCGCCGCCGCCTTCCTGATCGTGCCGAGCCGGCAGGAGGCTTACGGCCTCGTCTTCTGCGAGGCCGGCGCCTATGGCCTGCCGAGCCTCGCCACCGAGACCGGCGGCATCCCGACCATCGTGAAGCCCGGCCTCAACGGCATCCTCGCCCCGCCGGAGGCCGGCCCCGCTCCCTTCATCGAGGCCGTGTGCGAGCATTGGGGCGACCCCGCCCGCTACGCGGCCCTGCGGGAGCGCACCTTCGCGCGCGCCCGCGACGCGCTGACCTGGGAGGCGTGGGGCCGGCGCAGCGCCGAGCTGATCCGCCAGGCGGCGAGGCGCAAACCCGCCCCCGCCCTCCCGGGCCTCGCGCCCGCCACCGAGGGTGCACGCTGATGGCGGGCCGCTCGCGCCTGAAGTCGGGGGCGACGCTCCTGTCGGCGAATCTCGCCGACATGGTGTTTCCGTTCCTGCGCAACGTCGCCCTCTCG
Encoded here:
- a CDS encoding acyltransferase family protein — its product is MTNAAETRQTRGLGTFGLETPGAAPAGAALLRRAHIPGLDGVRAVSILLVLAGHYGFGMVVPGGLGVTIFFFLSGFLITTLLLREQDRTDGIDLRNFYIRRVLRLTPELFAFVLIIAAVAAWQGLTVRPVELLAALFSFTNYYHLTVGMCGYDTCAGWHMLWSLAVEEHFYLVFPLTLLLVGRRPRALLLVLAVVLVASPLWRLVVVKALSLDPEWTYKASDARLDSLAYGCALAVLFARFPRSLSFAEHRGPAVFAAAAALMLLSLAIRDPVFRDCGRYTLQGLAIGLAFVGLYASASGAGLRRCLDAAPMAWMGRLSYGTYLWHFVPLDIVLQMLGVRHAAALPLGLKLVVAPLCTLAAFGLAWLSFRLVAQPAAGLRHRFAPRHAPSWSPAAAGPLAPASGRS
- a CDS encoding glycosyltransferase family 4 protein, which codes for MRIAFLSPGSPDTPAAWSGTPYFCLRALREQFESVEPVTSPTMQTLLRGLRRAGTRLRTDPAREPLIARLYGLALRRQLDRVRPDVVFGLAASTQLAGLAADCPVVHCSDATFRLMCDYYPDWFAGLSPRSRRNGEAMERRAILGADLSLFPSDWAAASAVRDYGAAPARVHAVPFGANLATRPSADPFRRDGTCRLLFVGVDWTRKGGEVALAVLRGLQARGVAAELHVVGCAPPPEAAGPGLVAHGFLSKGDPTQLARLQALFSAAAFLIVPSRQEAYGLVFCEAGAYGLPSLATETGGIPTIVKPGLNGILAPPEAGPAPFIEAVCEHWGDPARYAALRERTFARARDALTWEAWGRRSAELIRQAARRKPAPALPGLAPATEGAR